In Danio aesculapii chromosome 8, fDanAes4.1, whole genome shotgun sequence, the genomic stretch cgtttttctataactgcactttataacttatacctgtatcctgcacttgctgctattgcactgctggttagacctaaactgcatttcgttgccttgaccttgtacatgtgtaatgacaataaagttgaatctaatctaatctactgTCAAGACACAGACACTTTAGAAAGGCAGCAAACGTGTACTTTGTGGAAGCATTAAAGTGCAAAAAAGATGCTGAATTATGATATGCAATGACCAAGAGACTGTTTATACTATATGTAACTAATAAGAACATAAAGGTtgcctactgtatgatgactgaaatgatcAAATTGCCTTACACTAATGAACTACAGAAAGTTTTCAAATCCATGCACAAATTGCAAGTATTCTCTCAGTGCTGCACAAGCTTGGTTTGAGGCACCAACTTCTTCAAAGTATTTAACCTATGCGTTAATATATAGTTACAGCTAGATTTTTTTCTCCTTGGGTTACACAGACTTCGCTCCACATGTAAACTCATCAACCTGCATTCTGTCAACTTATTATTGATGCATATATTGATGTAATGTgtcctgacttttttttttatagtccATGAATACTGTAACGTTCACTTAGAAGCACCCTTAAGAGAAAACTACTCTGACATAGGCTACACTTTTAATTTGTTGGGTATAAGATGGAATTATTTTtccagcgtaatactcactattcACTATGAAGTACTTTCAAAAGGGCTAGATTTCTACTTGTGCTTTGAGTAGTATTAAGAATAGATAGTTTTACTTGTACATTTTTTAGCAAATAATGGTACTTTTGagcatgatttttcagtactttttccaccaaTGTTGGATTTTAAAACTGATCATTTCATTTGAATTGCCACAATTGTTGGATCGCATGACTACTAGAGATTTTTCCCCACGTGCAAAGTTGAGATAACTGAGTGTTTATGCAAAGATGGCAGTCATGTGACTGGTGACTCACTATCACATCACTCTGTGTTCCTGGCCTGCTGCACACAGGTAAAAGCAGGATCTCTCTGGAGCACTGCTGTCCAGGTAACACCTGCCTTACAGTCTCCGGTGACAAACCACGCCGTTTCATGTGTCGCAAAGCAAAGAAAGTCCCTCATTAATCCACTCACACTGGGACTAATTCATGCACACAGAAGACATTTTCTCTAGAGGTCTGCACTACACGCATGACCACAAATTTCTCAAATTACATTTCAACCACAGCATGTCAGGTGATAAAAGGCGGAAGGGGACACATATAGCAtaaatttgttgttgttactagaAATAACCTACAGTTTTGCccaattaatacaaaataaagccaTAAATACtcaaatgaaacatttaaaatgctacatgtgcattatattcaacatgaCATCATCCTAACATATGCCATTTACATAAATAACGGATATTTAGATATGTGTTATGTCATTTGCTAAAGATagcattgtcattattattaaatcactCAATGcataactattattttaaaatattaactaaaTTACAGTGTGTTTAACTGAGCTTTAGAAGATGACCAaggtaatctaaatgtaaaaatataggaacaattaaataaactgtgTATCCAATTTCAATAAATAGTGacacatttgaaaaaaattctaatatcAGCTTGATGGTAGCCATATTCAACAGACTACAACCACAATCCTATAGATATTTCATCCATCATGAAAATTAATTTCAGAGTAAATAAGTCAGTATTTTTAtgcaatacaaatatttttattaatttgattaaaaagtaataaaaaatacaatttttatttattttaatcaaatctggttaattatttaatattatattaaatatttacttatgtaatataatatttgaatatatttattttatattctttatttataatcttataattatgttttatctcgttttaattattgtttttatactaatgtatgtttattttaattaaatgtttggttatttattttttaatacaatttaatatttcTCATATGCCTTAAGCACTCTTACACCTTCAGTTAGAAAGCCACTGCTCTAGTTAATTAAACCATGGTTAAATGTGCTTGAAAGTGGTACAGTAAGACTTACTGATTTCCAGCTGTCTCTGAATCCTGCTTTTACTCTTCTCTCTGAAGGACACTTGGGCTTCATTGTATTGCGTCATTACTTCCACAAATTTACGAGACAAATTGGTatactgaaaaagaaaataagcaCACTGAACCAATTTGGCATGAAAATATGgctgtacataaaaaaaaaattgaggcaGAGATGAATACCTGTGTTTTCTGAATACGTGCATCCACCGAGGCTTGACTGACCTGCTCATCTGAAGGCAGACTCTGGTGCATTGCTAACAACAACAGATGATTTCTTTCACATTTcttttttctaatttaatgtaataaaactCCAATTTTCAACACCATTAATCTTGCACAACAATCTACTCACATTTGAGGCTTTTCTGGACAAAGTTGGCATGTTTTTTGATTTCCACCGTGAGTTGTTCTAGTTCTTCTTTTGTTTCTGAAAGCAAAATCATATTTATCAGCAAGGATCCATTAAATCAATTTGTAACAAAAGATTTTAaactcataataaaaataaaactatctcagtttccacaaaaaaaaactcaaaagcgcaagtgttttcaacattgataagaAGAAGAAATGTTTcatgagcagcaaatcagcatgttACACTAAATTCTAATATGCTGGTCCATTACATTGTGAGGTAATATTTCTTAAATTGCTGATTGTCTAACACAGGAAAGTTGAGTAAGTTAGCTTTGTCATCACATAAATAAGTTTTAGTTGTATCcatatattttcacatttattgtttttatctaACTTTTCATATTAGGTAAAACCTTGGTGAGCATGtcaataaattattttctttgtacTCGATTTCCACCAGGGGATATTTATCCCGAGAGGCCTTTTGAGATTTTGCAGGGCcactgatgtgatccaagacctgtgaagacaTCATGCTAACCAttgaggtatccataatcctggaccaggccgtatcttaAACTGTGGCAGAGTGAGACTGATTGCTGAAAGACCCCATTGACAGATGAGTCTCTGTATTGATCCCGtggccagcctgaacaccagTTGATGACCTACTcagacctgcagcttctccatgatggatgtCCAACGTTCTTCagcctctagggcccagactgcagctctgcacaataaGTTTGGCCCGAGGAGAAATGGTTGTACCCAACTAAGCCTGGTGTCTCTTGAggctttttccttcacttttgtcaattggtgaagtttgctccACACCACcgccgccactggcttgcttggtttgggacttaaGCTGCGCATCAAcggatttgctcttcagagtttggaatttcagcagtgaaaattaaaccacactgaacttcaactctgaaaattgGTTTCaacttactagaacttctatgttaagctgctctgacgcaatctacattgtaaaagcactatagaaataaagatgaattgaactgaataaattCAAAAACATCAATAAGCAGCTTTAATCTATTTTAACCTATTCAAATtgcatatgaagagttcaaataGAAAAAGCCTCTAAGTGTCATATGAAATCTTCTTCTAAAATGgagtatattaatatttatttcctttCCTCAGGCTCCTGCGTGTAGATTCAATAATTCCAGTTTACGATGATGAATAGactcttttcattgcctttaaagtaatataactgaacataaacatttcATACAGCATCTTGTATCTTAACtcttcataaataattatttcagttatataaattcatttatttaacagatTAAAATCCACATATAGGCACCTTCTTGATATTCCTAGACACTGATGTTTACTTGATATAAAAGTCACATGACCATCGGCTATCAAAGTTAATGTATTTCTATGATTACAGATAAAGACTGGTGTGTTATAAGTGAGGATATAAAATTCAGACATGTATATGAAAGAAAAGTGACAGCGGAGAAATATTATACATCCATTAGTGCAATCCTCAAACAGATCATTCAGCTTTACTATCAGCTTCAAGATTCACAGTCATACATCTCAGAGAAAAACGTCACACTTAGTCTATTGTAGAGTGTGTTGTAGAAGCACTCACACCCTTGCAGATATCTTTATCTCAAGCTCACATTCCTGTCTGCATGTCCTATACATGCCCTGCAACTAACAGCCAGAAGTAACCCAACACACTCACTTAACACAAAGAATGTGAGGGGGGAAACCATGATTCTTCACAAGCCCAAACCTGACTCCCTGTGGTAAAATTGAAGGGGTCTGTATTCTCTGCTCATTTCAGTTCCCTACAGCAGTTTCCAGAGGTGTTGTTGTATAGACTGATGTGATGTGAAGTTTTCAGCAGAGGAAGCCCATGGTCGTGTGATAAGGTTATATGTGGCTTTTGCTTTTTTTCTTGGTTCGTGACAGAGCTATGAGTGTGGATATGAATGACGGAAAGCCTGAATGTGCGCTCAGACAAAGACAAAAGCGGAGTGACTCAAAGGCATTGTTATTTATTAGGTAATACAACAAACACTTTTGAGTTTTTGAGTAATTTGTCCAAGTTATTCCCTCTAATTGGAGTCTATTCAAAAATATTGATTAAACTAGCCCAGGGCAACACATAACTAAACCTTGTTTTTGAGCTTTTAAAACCCACTTTTAACCCTGGGTAAATGACCAGTGTggtttgactgaaatatgaacGCAATACAGACCAAAGGCATCTAATCAAAGCAAAAACAGAACACATTTCATTTTCACATTAGActtagaaaattaaaataaaacacacacacaaaacatgagGTTATGTCATAAAATGATTGTTTGCTATATTGGCCAGAATATGTGAAAAAAAGGATTGACTTATTGACTGGTATGTAATCATATAGAGCTTAATTCAGTATCTGctctattaattatttttctttataatatCGCTCTCAAGCAGCCTCCTACAACTGCCTGGCACATGAGAAATCTATTCAGGGACTGTGGTGCtacactaataaaaaaataaacatttttagaacATCTATTTTAGAACAAAACATCAGCTGTGTTTCTAAGATCACAagtctgattttatttattgtaagaaACTAACATTTATGAGGAACATTTTAAACCTGATTCAACAAAATTAACCTGTacattaacctcttaaggcccaatgtgtttttttacatgcattttttttctttgctatttgggcttattagaacctaattagaataaaaatctaagtatcatcttttgatacaatgtaTCTTAGAGAAAAACGATCTCCATATATGTGGAattgtggtccgaatttacataagaCCCCTTTTCCTGAATTttgtttaatgcatatttaacatagaaattttgttgaacatgttttgactatcaagagagtaaaaactattttttccccattttggacagtttgaaatagtgtttgggacatttcatatgctacaaaacagttgcaggatgtcaccgtatgtctgtaacaaaatatcaaacattcaaagtattttaaatagccacttaagagctaaaatttgctgtccacatatgtggacactcaagccctaggaggatatGCCCCATTCCAAATTGTACCCATTAGCCctaccccttacccctcgttttgcacgttcacatgaaggggatgggggtgtcccaattctctttagctagaaggtgtagggctaaagggaagggctagatagccattgaaactgagattttccagCACCACTtacgaaaccaaggggtacaaaaatttcccagaacaaacaatctacaacggcagcatagctgcacacggaagtcaggagatgcaaaaatatgtattttttgtcgTTATtccgaatttttacaacaaacaagcattttgttttaccgtcttgctttaaaaaaaattgcaacaaaatcacaaaaaccagctaaatttcactatctataatccataataataactcctgtatagtagtcccacatcatattttcacatctgtcactcgatgacactcgattACCCTATCAGAAAGTCTAGTGGCTTGGAATGACCTTTTTagagtgtctgctataatgttaacgttgttttcgtgtgtttagatAAATAGGGCCCCAGTGTAAATGCAAtcttatgatcttattgccacattatattgtcatgataacatgatatcgttgccttctgtgatttcctgaagataaataataaaaaaataactcaactgtagtaactacagcagtcacgatcttCGATCTCAAATGAAGCAAATGTTCGTGGCaacatgtgcaggtgttgtagtgctgtcccatttcttaggggtaaaatttgaagcccttcccactcacactctgtttcaagggccaaaggAAAGGggtggggtaaaaaaaaatagaactggTATTGGGTCTTATAACTTCTCAAATACATATGAATAGGATCAAATAGTTCTGCCAAAAGGAGTTcgaaaacatcaacaaaaatccTATGTTGTACATCCCTACTATATTCCTTTTCATTTCCACGTCCTTTTCATTTctgaattatcattattatttttgtcatagCCCTTTCTGTTGATTTTCCAGGAATAACTACCTAATTAATTGATTCTTTCACAAAATTTATTGTTACTATCAAATACAATGACTCTTAAAATTAAATGGAAGGTTGGTCGTACCACCCACACCTAGACTAGATCATTCGAAACCAACAGCCTATCACGTGCCATTCGCATGCTATAGACGATTATGGAAAAACTCCACATATGGATGTATATGAATGTTAACAGTTGTTATATTTCAGTATACTTcagcatttaaatgaaaaaaaaaaaaagtcaaatagtcACTGTAAACGTGAAGTCAATTAACACTTCGTACACTGTAGTCATCCCAGGGCTCGCAAAATCCGGTAGCCCGCCAGGAACAATGTAGATAGATTTTAGTAGTCCGACTGAAGAAACTATAGCCCTGGGATTTAGAATTGTACAGTATTATACTCAGTGAATGACTACCCAGGATTATTTGTGGGCCTCGGATAAATTGTGAAACAGAAAGCGAGATAACCATGGATTATATTTATCCAGGGTTTAAAAAGACCCAGGGCTAACTAGCTCAAGTGTGACAAGGCCCTAATTAGTACTAAATAGCTTTTATGAATATCATCTCACTGAAGCAGCTTGAGGGTGATGCTTTACTAGTGATTGTTCATGAATGACCCCTGGAAGCGTTTGAGCAAGATTCAACCTGCTAACCTGCTCTGTCACGCAAAACAATTTAACCTGTCCATTCAGAAGCTATGAATAAGGGTGACTTACTCTCATCAGGATTGGGGGCTGAAAGGATCACACTATATTTCTTCTTCACCTCATCCACTAGGGAGGAGATCTTTTCAATGACCCGTCTGACCTCTTCAacctaaaataaagtaaaagcagGGTTTTAAATTGTACTTCTGCAATGGTTACACTTTAGTGGGCTTCTAGACGGACACTACTATGGATGCATGTCATGATCATATTTGTGATGAAATGTCTTTATTATGAATGTTGTCATTATACTGTACCATTAAATGTTGAGACGGGAAAGAACAAATTAACACAAATATTTATTGATTATATTTGTtaactgatgtttttattttaacatttattgtgtatactttgttgtttttgttttaaatacttttaaaaaaaactataacaaatgaaaataaatatatatatatatatatatatatatatatatatatatatatatatatatatatatatatatatatatatatatatatatatattccaaaacGACACTGGTAGATGTAAAATATCACCTATTAGTGGATGACAAACATTTACTATTAATGGTCAGTAGtcataaagtaaattaaattaatataaaacccagaaataaaaataaaacaaaaaccacaTAGATAGCTTTCAAATAACAGTTGTGgctttaattaattattgatggGAAATACAGTATCATTTCTGTTCTTAATGTAATTTTGCAATCAATTAAATGCATACAGTGcctatacaaaaaataaaaaataaataaaaaaaaaatcaccataccCATTGAATTCTTTTTActcacattacaccctgctttcaaaagaccttcaATACAATACTTTACAGTCAAACTTGGATCATACTTTTTTCTTGCAAAACAGCATGATAAATACTCCTTACAAagacatacataaaaaacaaaagaacaattcGTTTTAGACGGGCCTTATTCAGCTCCAAGACAGCCTGATGTACAAATGACTTTTATAATTTTACGTTATTAAAACTTGGGACTCTAAATCGACGCTTATGCTTTAATGGTATAAATTCATGATTCAACACTTGACTAGGGTTCGAAATGACATTACTTGCCAGCCTTGTGAGGTTCTTGTAATACGAACGGTCATATTATTTCTCAAGAGGCTTTCCTACTATCGTTGAACAGTTTTAAATCTGGTTCATCAACTTTGTTTTTAGATTCACAGACAAACTCAGAATAAGGTTGtagaaggctacaaaaacatttcgAAGGCTGGAAAAGTTATATAAAGGCACTTTGTTATGTTCCTGGTTCCTAGTCATGTACTTTTATATCAACGCTaacacaatattttattgttGAATGTTCCATAATGGTTTATACTTGAACTTatggttaataataaataaataaaactatgaaGGTACTGTAACCCCCTACACAACCCCCCCCCAAACTGTTACCTTTTTGAAAAAGTCCTGCATGAAGTCATTTCTCTCCATTGACACAGCGACATCTTCACTGGCATTCTGCCTGCCCtaaaacacaagcacacataaacacaagacATACACGAGAATgagagtaaacaaacaaaaaagaaagtcatTCTCAAATGTTtctatttgaaaatataaaaatagtatgcttataaaaatgtatatactaaCAGTTATCTTCAATTATTAAGTACGCTGCAAGCCATTTAATCTAACGGATTTGTTATCAATCACTTGCCGCATTCAAATCAGCCAGTCGGTCCCTCATAACAATGTCGATGAGACGGCGATTATCCTCGATTTATCGATCACGTCCGTTGCTGTCCGTCCGAATTGAAGTCCATTGTAAGTCCTGTCCAAACTgaagtttgttaaaaaaaaatacacgaaTTAACATTTAGAACTAGTAACTTGACAACACACGCTTCTAAATGAAATGTTTACTTTGAAAGAGGTATCCAGTCATGAGGTGTTTGGTGTTTGTTTGGTTGCCATCCTTTTAATTCTCCGTCTGTCTCCAGCTGACGGTTCTTCTGTGTCTCAATTACACTGTGGGCGCAGCTACTCGGAACAGGGCGGTAACGTTGGTAAACAGAGCATGGCGCTATCAGGTAacgttttaattagtttatttctcTACTATTGACGTTGTGTTTCAGTTTAAAGGCTATAAACATCCGCACTGTTATTATTTTGGTGTCAATTTTAGTCAAGACAAGGTTTAACGAAAAAGACGTTTTCACGTGCTGTCTGTTACTTTTCTAAGCGCTTGCCAAGATGGACCAATCAAATTCCTGTTTAATAGGTGTTGACTCAACTGATGTCACTTCTCAGTATTTTAGGGCGTAAGCAATGACTTTGAATTCATCAATgtctgaattaaaataaattgcagTTTCCATTCCATTTGAATTACCGAGCCTCTCTGTGCCACCTGCAGTAGTTTTAATGAGATGGAGTTCACCTATAGCTTAAAATGTTCATATACTCAACCTACTTGTTTCACACTTTGACGAGTTTCATCTGTTAACCTCAAAAGATGATAGTTGAAAGAAACCCTTACTTTCATGGTATGACTTTTATGGTATGTTTCACTACTAGGTTCAAgtaaagtcaatggttgcagctTTTAAGATAAAACACTCATATGCACATGTTTGGAACTATACCAGGTTAAgtatattgtcatttttgggtgaactttaattTTCACAATAAATTTGTTTTCCTTAAACACAATTACCTTTAATAGGCTcaataattacatattaaaacattttgttcAACACTTTATTGCCAGGAACTAAATTTTTAAGATAATGTACTTTAAACCCTAATTTGTGGAGGGTTGACCATAAAAACACTCAAAATCACTAGATCGAAAAATGATCCACAGTGTGAGCTTCAGCTTTATTCTCAAATGAAATTGAAACATTTTTAACACGTTGACGTTAGCTCGTCAAGTATTTAGATTAAGCTCTTTCCAGTACTTctgactttatatttatttattgtgtaaaaCTTTCTTACCATAACTATGTTGTACTAGAATTCAAGTCACTAGTAGTAGGGCTAATATCACACCATTTAATAGTACGTGAAACATGCAAACTATACATCACTGTTAGTAGTAAATAGGAGCACGTTCGTTACTCGTAACTATTATCTTTCAAATTGGAAgccagaaaataaatgtttacttgtTCATTCAATTAACAATCTCTAAACAAAGAAATCTGAGATTTGAACatctttttacaaaaaacaagGAGTCTTATAACCACAAGACACTAGACTGAACTCAAGGCACacaattgaaatcaacatttgaaataaaagcatttctcctttcaaacacaattttttttgttatacctGCTCATCTCAAAACTGTAATTGTAGGTATAAAATGAAAGTTCTCTTGATAGCGTACTCTTTCCATTCaacttgaaaaataaattatgGTCCCACTGTTCTTCAGGACCCTGCATATGGACTCTTCGACCAGTT encodes the following:
- the stx2b gene encoding syntaxin-2 isoform X1, producing the protein MRDRLADLNAGRQNASEDVAVSMERNDFMQDFFKKVEEVRRVIEKISSLVDEVKKKYSVILSAPNPDEKTKEELEQLTVEIKKHANFVQKSLKSMHQSLPSDEQVSQASVDARIQKTQYTNLSRKFVEVMTQYNEAQVSFREKSKSRIQRQLEITGKITTNEELEEMLETGNPSIFTSDIISDSQITRQALNEIESRHQDILRLESSIKELHDMFVDMAMLVETQGEMIDNIEKNVHNAVEYVGQAKVETKKAVRYQTRARRKHIILALIALVVLAVVALIIGLSVGLSGKTTTNSAASSSNAANPV
- the stx2b gene encoding syntaxin-2 isoform X2, with amino-acid sequence MRDRLADLNAGRQNASEDVAVSMERNDFMQDFFKKVEEVRRVIEKISSLVDEVKKKYSVILSAPNPDEKTKEELEQLTVEIKKHANFVQKSLKSMHQSLPSDEQVSQASVDARIQKTQYTNLSRKFVEVMTQYNEAQVSFREKSKSRIQRQLEITGKITTNEELEEMLETGNPSIFTSDIISDSQITRQALNEIESRHQDILRLESSIKELHDMFVDMAMLVETQGEMIDNIEKNVHNAVEYVGQAKVETKKAVRYQTRARRKWVYVAVCGAVCIIILLLIIITAVYVD